Proteins found in one Elephas maximus indicus isolate mEleMax1 chromosome 11, mEleMax1 primary haplotype, whole genome shotgun sequence genomic segment:
- the GGN gene encoding gametogenetin isoform X2 yields MGNVQSEPSAGGGSRKQQASDRASDSRRTSLAEPEVTPSSPAMRLARGLGVWLPGSSAPPGLLVPPEPQTSPSPLPLTLELPSPVTPPPEEVAAAAVSTPPPPPVGTLLPAPSKWRKPTGTPVPRIRGLLEASHRGQGDPPSLRPLPPRPRQLTKKDPTPAPSAPARSPPPLEPGKPPPPPPSDRQPPDRGITPAVAAPAATPTESQAGCESRTAGGARGGAPPEAGGGEMARPVSSEPGLSLLCKVTFKSGPSLPFAAASGSLGAKASLRGGRGGGLFSATSGAISYAEVLKQGPLAPRAARPSGEAPRGSQEAEGGDGDREGCSGLPSAPASHARALPPPPYTTFPGSKPKFDWMSPPDGPERHFRFNGAGGGVGPLRRRAAALSGPWGSPPPPPPPPLGQTHPAPGSRRPAPALLAPPMFIFPAPTNGEPGRTGPPGPQELPRPPAPTPPPTPPPTPPSTPQPPALQPTPLPVALPPTPGPGPVESATAPAQTPSPPSALAADQAPAPAPAPAPAPAPAPAPAPAPSPAPAPAPAPSPSPAPAPTAAEPSLPVPAPVKARTRRNRGPRAARAATREDGAPGDGPRERTVVNRTDGGGAGAGGGGAHPAGAANSAAARHWPPFQVLNSCPCKCYCRHQPRHRRLPRNVSACLYQL; encoded by the exons ATGGGGAACGTGCAGTCGGAGCCGTCCGCAGGCGGGGGCTCCCGAAAACAGCAGGCCTCGGACCGCGCCTCCGACTCCCGCCGGACGTCCCTGGCGGAGCCCGAGGTGACCCCCTCCTCCCCGGCCATGCGCCTGGCTCGCGGGCTGGGCGTATGGCTTCCTGGCAGCTCCGCACCCCCGGGACTCCTGGTACCCCCGGAGCCCCAGACCTCACCCTCGCCCCTGCCCCTGACCTTAGAACTACCCTCGCCAGTGACGCCCCCTCCAGAGGAGGTGGCTGCAGCCGCGGTCTCCacaccacccccgccccccgtGGGGACTCTGCTGCCCGCGCCGTCTAAGTGGCGAAAACCCACGGGTACTCCAGTGCCCCGGATCCGTGGCCTGCTGGAGGCGAGCCATCGCGGCCAGGGCGACCCTCCGAGCCTCCGCCCCCTGCCGCCGCGGCCCCGGCAACTAACCAAAAAGGATCCCACCCCAGCCCCGAGTGCCCCAGCCCGGTCTCCACCTCCCTTGGAGCCGGGGAAGCCGCCACCACCGCCACCTTCCGACCGGCAGCCCCCTGACCGCGGAATTACTCCCGCTGTTGCCGCACCCGCCGCGACCCCCACAGAAAGCCAAGCCGGCTGCGAGAGCCGGACGGCTGGCGGGGCCCGCGGAGGGGCGCCTCCTGAAGCCGGCGGGGGCGAAATGGCCCGGCCCGTGTCCTCCGAGCCCGGCCTGAGCCTGCTATGTAAAGTCACCTTCAAGTCGGGACCCTCTTTGCCCTTTGCGGCTGCCTCGGGTTCATTAGGGGCCAAAGCCTCTCTCCGGGGCGGCAGAGGGGGAGGACTCTTCTCCGCCACCTCTGGCGCCATCTCTTACGCTGAGGTCCTGAAGCAGGGGCCCCTAGCTCCCAGGGCCGCTCGCCCCTCCGGAGAAGCCCCTCGGGGGTCTCAGGAAGCCGAGGGAGGTGATGGAGACCGCGAGGGGTGTTCCGGTCTGCCTTCAGCGCCTGCGTCCCACGCCCGGGCCCTACCGCCGCCACCTTACACCACCTTCCCGGGCTCCAAACCCAAATTCGACTGGATGAGCCCGCCCGATGGCCCTGAACGCCACTTCCGCTTCAATGGGGCTGGCGGTGGTGTCGGGCCGCTCCGACGGCGCGCGGCAGCGCTCTCGGGGCCCTGGGGctctccgccgccgccgccgccgccgccgctgggGCAGACACACCCAGCTCCCGGGTCCCGGAGGCCCGCACCTGCGCTGCTGGCGCCGCCTATGTTCATCTTCCCAGCGCCCACCAACGGCGAGCCCGGGCGCACCGGGCCTCCCGGACCGCAGGAGTTGCCGCGGCCGCCAGCGCCCACGCCGCCACCCACGCCGCCACCTACGCCGCCGTCCACACCGCAGCCGCCGGCACTCCAGCCAACACCGCTACCTGTGGCGCTCCCGCCCACCCCAGGCCCAGGCCCTGTAGAGTCGGCCACGGCTCCCGCCCAGACCCCTTCTCCGCCCTCGGCTTTGGCCGCCGATCaggctccggctccggctcccgctcccgctcccgctccggctccggccccggccccggctcCGGCTCCGTCTccagccccggccccggccccggccccatCCCCATCCCCGGCTCCAGCTCCCACCGCCGCGGAGCCGTCGTTGCCAGTGCCTGCGCCTGTCAAGGCCCGTACGCGCAGGAACAGGGGCCCCCGCGCAGCCCGGGCTGCGACCCGTGAGGATGGTGCGCCTGGAGACGGTCCTCGTGAGCGCACCGTGGTCAACAGGACTGACGGCGGTGGAGCGGGTGCTGGCGGCGGCGGGGCTCATCCGGCGGGGGCGGCTAATTCGGCCGCTGCGCGCCACTGGCCGCCCTTCCAGGTGCTTAACTCTTGTCCCTGCAAGTGTTACTGCCGCCACCAACCACGCCATCGCCGCCTGCCACGAAACGTGTCTGCCTG CCTTTACCAACTTTGA
- the GGN gene encoding gametogenetin isoform X1: protein MGNVQSEPSAGGGSRKQQASDRASDSRRTSLAEPEVTPSSPAMRLARGLGVWLPGSSAPPGLLVPPEPQTSPSPLPLTLELPSPVTPPPEEVAAAAVSTPPPPPVGTLLPAPSKWRKPTGTPVPRIRGLLEASHRGQGDPPSLRPLPPRPRQLTKKDPTPAPSAPARSPPPLEPGKPPPPPPSDRQPPDRGITPAVAAPAATPTESQAGCESRTAGGARGGAPPEAGGGEMARPVSSEPGLSLLCKVTFKSGPSLPFAAASGSLGAKASLRGGRGGGLFSATSGAISYAEVLKQGPLAPRAARPSGEAPRGSQEAEGGDGDREGCSGLPSAPASHARALPPPPYTTFPGSKPKFDWMSPPDGPERHFRFNGAGGGVGPLRRRAAALSGPWGSPPPPPPPPLGQTHPAPGSRRPAPALLAPPMFIFPAPTNGEPGRTGPPGPQELPRPPAPTPPPTPPPTPPSTPQPPALQPTPLPVALPPTPGPGPVESATAPAQTPSPPSALAADQAPAPAPAPAPAPAPAPAPAPAPSPAPAPAPAPSPSPAPAPTAAEPSLPVPAPVKARTRRNRGPRAARAATREDGAPGDGPRERTVVNRTDGGGAGAGGGGAHPAGAANSAAARHWPPFQVLNSCPCKCYCRHQPRHRRLPRNVSAWLSTPTNHLSEPPWVATIKLAGSLVAGLDHYDLQATHSN from the exons ATGGGGAACGTGCAGTCGGAGCCGTCCGCAGGCGGGGGCTCCCGAAAACAGCAGGCCTCGGACCGCGCCTCCGACTCCCGCCGGACGTCCCTGGCGGAGCCCGAGGTGACCCCCTCCTCCCCGGCCATGCGCCTGGCTCGCGGGCTGGGCGTATGGCTTCCTGGCAGCTCCGCACCCCCGGGACTCCTGGTACCCCCGGAGCCCCAGACCTCACCCTCGCCCCTGCCCCTGACCTTAGAACTACCCTCGCCAGTGACGCCCCCTCCAGAGGAGGTGGCTGCAGCCGCGGTCTCCacaccacccccgccccccgtGGGGACTCTGCTGCCCGCGCCGTCTAAGTGGCGAAAACCCACGGGTACTCCAGTGCCCCGGATCCGTGGCCTGCTGGAGGCGAGCCATCGCGGCCAGGGCGACCCTCCGAGCCTCCGCCCCCTGCCGCCGCGGCCCCGGCAACTAACCAAAAAGGATCCCACCCCAGCCCCGAGTGCCCCAGCCCGGTCTCCACCTCCCTTGGAGCCGGGGAAGCCGCCACCACCGCCACCTTCCGACCGGCAGCCCCCTGACCGCGGAATTACTCCCGCTGTTGCCGCACCCGCCGCGACCCCCACAGAAAGCCAAGCCGGCTGCGAGAGCCGGACGGCTGGCGGGGCCCGCGGAGGGGCGCCTCCTGAAGCCGGCGGGGGCGAAATGGCCCGGCCCGTGTCCTCCGAGCCCGGCCTGAGCCTGCTATGTAAAGTCACCTTCAAGTCGGGACCCTCTTTGCCCTTTGCGGCTGCCTCGGGTTCATTAGGGGCCAAAGCCTCTCTCCGGGGCGGCAGAGGGGGAGGACTCTTCTCCGCCACCTCTGGCGCCATCTCTTACGCTGAGGTCCTGAAGCAGGGGCCCCTAGCTCCCAGGGCCGCTCGCCCCTCCGGAGAAGCCCCTCGGGGGTCTCAGGAAGCCGAGGGAGGTGATGGAGACCGCGAGGGGTGTTCCGGTCTGCCTTCAGCGCCTGCGTCCCACGCCCGGGCCCTACCGCCGCCACCTTACACCACCTTCCCGGGCTCCAAACCCAAATTCGACTGGATGAGCCCGCCCGATGGCCCTGAACGCCACTTCCGCTTCAATGGGGCTGGCGGTGGTGTCGGGCCGCTCCGACGGCGCGCGGCAGCGCTCTCGGGGCCCTGGGGctctccgccgccgccgccgccgccgccgctgggGCAGACACACCCAGCTCCCGGGTCCCGGAGGCCCGCACCTGCGCTGCTGGCGCCGCCTATGTTCATCTTCCCAGCGCCCACCAACGGCGAGCCCGGGCGCACCGGGCCTCCCGGACCGCAGGAGTTGCCGCGGCCGCCAGCGCCCACGCCGCCACCCACGCCGCCACCTACGCCGCCGTCCACACCGCAGCCGCCGGCACTCCAGCCAACACCGCTACCTGTGGCGCTCCCGCCCACCCCAGGCCCAGGCCCTGTAGAGTCGGCCACGGCTCCCGCCCAGACCCCTTCTCCGCCCTCGGCTTTGGCCGCCGATCaggctccggctccggctcccgctcccgctcccgctccggctccggccccggccccggctcCGGCTCCGTCTccagccccggccccggccccggccccatCCCCATCCCCGGCTCCAGCTCCCACCGCCGCGGAGCCGTCGTTGCCAGTGCCTGCGCCTGTCAAGGCCCGTACGCGCAGGAACAGGGGCCCCCGCGCAGCCCGGGCTGCGACCCGTGAGGATGGTGCGCCTGGAGACGGTCCTCGTGAGCGCACCGTGGTCAACAGGACTGACGGCGGTGGAGCGGGTGCTGGCGGCGGCGGGGCTCATCCGGCGGGGGCGGCTAATTCGGCCGCTGCGCGCCACTGGCCGCCCTTCCAGGTGCTTAACTCTTGTCCCTGCAAGTGTTACTGCCGCCACCAACCACGCCATCGCCGCCTGCCACGAAACGTGTCTGCCTG GCTGAGCACACCCACCAACCACCTGAGCGAGCCGCCCTGGGTGGCCACCATCAAGCTGGCTGGCTCCCTGGTAGCAGGGCTGGACCACTATGACCTGCAGGCCACCCATTCCAACTGA